In Corynebacterium frankenforstense DSM 45800, the DNA window CTTCGCCAACGGCTGGTCCAACTTCGGCGTGCGCGTGGCCACCCTGCCGCTGTTCGCGGCCGCCGTCTTCGAGCACGGCGGGGCGATCGCGGGCCTGGCGATGGCCGCCTTCGCCTTCGGCAACGCGATCTGCCTGCAGTTCTCCGGGCGCCTGGCCGACCGCGTGGGCCGCCGCCCGCTGATCCTGATCGGGCTGGCCGCCAACGGCGTCTTCACCGGCACGCTGGGCCTGGCCGACAGCTTCTACCCGCTGCTCATCGCCTCGGCGCTGGCCGGCGCGGGCGCGGGCGTGCTCAACCCGCCGCAGCAGGCCGTGATCGCCGACGTCATCGGCAACAAGCGCTCCGGCGGCAACGTGCTGGCCAACTTCCAGATGGCCCAGGACGGCGGCACGATCCTCGGGCCCATCGTCGTCGGCGCGGTCGCGCAGGCCGCCGGCTTCCCGGTCGGCTTCGCCGTCTGCGGCGCGGTGACCGCCCTGGCCTTCCTCTCCTGGGCGCTGCACGGGCGCGAGACCCTCGAGGCCGCCGGCGGCGACCTGCGCTCAATTGCCGACGTCCCGTCCCACCCCTCCGGCGCCGAAGGTTCCACGGGCGCGCCCGGCGCCGAAGCTTCCACGGGCGGGCCCGGCGCCGCAGGCGCCGGCACCGCCGACGGTGCGGCGACCGGCGACGGTGCGGCGACCGGCGACGGTGAGCGGCGCGACGTCGGCAAGCGGAGGGGGCGCGCGTGACGCAGGCTTCCACGCGGCCGTGGCACGCGCTCGGGGCGCTGTGCGTGGGCCTCTTCGTCACGCTGCTCGACCAGTCCTTCGTGGCGGTGGCCCTGCCGGACATCCAGCGTGAGCTGGGCGCCTCGGTCAACCAGGCGGTGTGGGTCTCGGCGGTCTACCTGCTGACCTTCGCGGTGCCGCTCTTGGTCACCGGACGCCTCGGCGACCGGTTCGGGCAGCGCACGGTCTACCTGTGCGGCATGGCGATCTTCACCGCGTGCGCGGCCGGCTGCGCGATGGCGCCGACGATCGAGGCGCTGATCGTGCTGCGCGCCTGCCAGGGCTTCGGCGCCTCGCTGGTCAACCCCCAGCCGCTCAGCGTGATCAACCGGGTCTTCCCGGCGGACCACCGCGGCCAGGCGATGGGGGTGTGGTCGGCCGTGGCGGGCTCGACGGGGATGTTCGGGCCGGTGCTCGGCGGGTTGATCGTCGGGATCGCCGACTGGCGCTTCGCGTTCGCGGCCTACGTGCCGCTGGGCCTGGTCTCGCTGCTGCTGGTCTCGCGCTGGGTGCCGCGCCTGGAGCGCACGGCCGCGCACGTCGACCCGGTCAGTGCGCTGGTCTCGCTGGTCGCGGTGCTCGGCGTGGTCTTCGCGCTGCAGGAGGGCCCGGAGCTCGGCTGGGGCCCGGAGCTTATCGCGGTGCTGATCGTGGGGCTGGCCGCGGGTGTGGGCTTCGTGTGGCTGCAGGCCCGTGCCGGGCGCACCGGTAGGGAGGCGCTGATGCCGCTGGAGCTCTTCGCCAACAACAACTTCGCCCGCGGCGCGCTGGCGGTGGCCACGCTCGGCTTCGCGGTCTACGCGGTGCACCTGCCGATCATGCTGTACCTGCAGCAGGTCAAGGGCATGGACCCGCGGCACGCGGGGCTGATGATGATCCCGATGGGCGTCCTCTCGGTGATCGTCGCGCCGATGGCCGGCAGGCTGACCGACCGGCTGGCGCCGGGGCTGATCTCGAAGACGGGCTTCGGCTTCCTCATCGCGGCGATGTGCTCGTTCGCGGTGGTGATGTGGCTTGAGGCTCCGGTGATGTGGACGCTGGCGCCGATCTGCCTGCTGGGTGTGGCCAACGGGGCGTGCTGGTCGCCGAACTCGACGATCTCGATGCGGGGGCTGCCCGAGCACCTGGTGGGGGCGGGCTCGGGGGTCTACAACACCTCCCGGCAGGTCGGCGCGGTGCTCGGCGCGGCCTCGCTGGGCGCGGTGCTGCAGGTGGGCACCGGGCCGCTGGGTCAGGCCGGCGCGCTGGCCGTGGGCATGCTGCTGCCGGTCGGCGGGCTGCTGGTGGGGCTCTACGCGGTCTCCGGTTTCCGCGCGACGACGCGGGTGCGCTCGCAGGACGCGGCCGGGTAGGCGGCGCCGGGCCGGTGCCCGCTGTGCACGCCGCGCACACGCCGGGTGTCCGCACATGCGCACATGCAGGGCACCCGCCCGGAGACGACTACCGCGTGCGCGGGTGGCGCACGACGATGACGGTGCGCCGCGCCCGGGCACCCGGCAGGTCGCCGGAGGAGAGCATCTCGAGCATCGCCGCGGAGCTTGCCGGGTCGAGGTGCTCGGTGGGCTCGTCGAGAAGCAGCACGGGGGAGTCAGTGAGCAGGGCTCGGGCGATGAGCAGGCGGCGGCGCTGGCCGTCGGAGAGGCTCTCCGCACCCGAGTCGAGGATGGTGGCAAGGCCCCGGGGAAGGCCCGCGACCCAGTCCTCGAGTCCGACGGCCTCGAGCACCTGGTGCATCTGGGCGTCGGTGGCGCCGGCGGCACCGACGGCGAGGTTGTCGCGCACGGTGGTGGCGAAGACGTGGGCGTCCTCGGGGGTGAAGAAGACGCCGCGGCGCAGCTCGTGGGCGGGGTAGTCGGCGGGTGCGAGCCCGCCGATGATCACGGTGCCGCCGCGCGGGGGCAGGAGACCGGCGAGTGTGAGCAGGAGCGTGGTCTTGCCGTAGCCGGAGGGGGCGACGATCTCGCGGAAGCTGCCGAAGGGCGCCTCGAGGTCCCAGGTGGCCACGTCCGTGTCGAAGCCGACGACGAGGCCGCGTGCGACGACGTCCGGCTCGGCGGGCGGGCGCGGGCCGGAGGCCACAGCGCCGCCGGCCAAGGCCCCCTCCGCCACGGACCCGTCCGCGGCAGACCCCTCCTCAGAAGCC includes these proteins:
- a CDS encoding MFS transporter, with protein sequence MSETQTVTTAKPKIPTEIWVLVAAAFLIALGYGLIAPIIPQFAQSFDVGMAAAGAVVSIFAFSRLLFAPASGKLIDRLGSRGVYLTGLSTVAVTTGAVSVAQEYWHILLLRGLGGIGSTMFTVSAMSIIVRFAPPTIRGRCSSAYASAFLLGNIIGPVLGAALSSLGMRAPFAIYGATLFVAVGVVWWRMPHAGTGRTAKDPTHPPMTFREAFADRAYRCVLVSGFANGWSNFGVRVATLPLFAAAVFEHGGAIAGLAMAAFAFGNAICLQFSGRLADRVGRRPLILIGLAANGVFTGTLGLADSFYPLLIASALAGAGAGVLNPPQQAVIADVIGNKRSGGNVLANFQMAQDGGTILGPIVVGAVAQAAGFPVGFAVCGAVTALAFLSWALHGRETLEAAGGDLRSIADVPSHPSGAEGSTGAPGAEASTGGPGAAGAGTADGAATGDGAATGDGERRDVGKRRGRA
- a CDS encoding DHA2 family efflux MFS transporter permease subunit, with the protein product MTQASTRPWHALGALCVGLFVTLLDQSFVAVALPDIQRELGASVNQAVWVSAVYLLTFAVPLLVTGRLGDRFGQRTVYLCGMAIFTACAAGCAMAPTIEALIVLRACQGFGASLVNPQPLSVINRVFPADHRGQAMGVWSAVAGSTGMFGPVLGGLIVGIADWRFAFAAYVPLGLVSLLLVSRWVPRLERTAAHVDPVSALVSLVAVLGVVFALQEGPELGWGPELIAVLIVGLAAGVGFVWLQARAGRTGREALMPLELFANNNFARGALAVATLGFAVYAVHLPIMLYLQQVKGMDPRHAGLMMIPMGVLSVIVAPMAGRLTDRLAPGLISKTGFGFLIAAMCSFAVVMWLEAPVMWTLAPICLLGVANGACWSPNSTISMRGLPEHLVGAGSGVYNTSRQVGAVLGAASLGAVLQVGTGPLGQAGALAVGMLLPVGGLLVGLYAVSGFRATTRVRSQDAAG